A part of Aspergillus flavus chromosome 1, complete sequence genomic DNA contains:
- a CDS encoding uncharacterized protein (expressed protein): MQDISTLISDPHVTPLGLRFPFLIVEAKAGATGWNLYQAQNQAAVGGSTALLILKGLSGLRDGQDLNKENHDDVEASNKSGQASPNIELNIVFSITTEGPVHESWIYFREPKEEDLHGLHRNLADNLER; this comes from the coding sequence ATGCAAGATATCTCTACCTTAATCAGTGATCCGCATGTTACTCCGTTGGGCCTTCGTTTCCCGTTTTTGATAGTCGAGGCAAAGGCCGGTGCAACTGGATGGAACCTCTACCAAGCCCAGAACCAAGCTGCAGTGGGTGGCTCAACAGCCCTTCTGATCCTTAAAGGTCTCTCGGGTCTTCGAGATGGCCAGGATCTgaataaagaaaatcatgatgatgttgaagccAGTAATAAGTCCGGCCAAGCTTCACCTAACATCGAGTTAAACATAGTCTTTTCTATTACTACTGAGGGGCCAGTTCATGAATCATGGATTTATTTCCGAGAGcctaaagaagaagacttgCATGGTCTGCATAGGAATCTGGCGGACAACCTTGAAAGATGA
- a CDS encoding putative guanine nucleotide exchange factor Vps9 (vacuolar assembly/sorting protein), producing the protein MSATEPSDSPAPNGQGEISSNSHDEGHRLEQKVTPGDSGPSRASQDEPLADSKDTKDLKQDDMEADIQDTPQGAVPESPRSVTTPVVDPPSTTPTQQESLPERMKGLSISTNALDRSPSPNTDRPPPPPEKDDAYLNQKPQSAPTSLLSTKTSSEWTEKELPEVPERGKKVDNGGAGRDDVSQPEIQSIMEQFQDSAHGDSEELIMSPRLELAGQFFGGQGHFPPRQSSLDQTKAAGEGAQASNVKVGAPSTSPEKQPALSSTSVHRRSLVEEPALTRRSSTSTLPPPPEPEPDQPFDFHRFLEQLRHRTADPVAKFLRSFLNEFGKRQWMVHEQVKIISDFLAFITNKMAMCEVWRDVSDGEFDNAKEGMEKLVMNRLYSQTFSPAIPSPPTIPRSTSRSKRREMERLHGPWRRGQHQEDIERDEVLAQKIRIYSWVREAHLDIPPVGSHGRRFLTLAQQELSKINSYRAPRDKVICILNCCKVIFGLLKNSKSSDTSADSFIPLLIYVVLHANPEHLVSNIQYILRFRNQDKLGGEAGYYLSSLSGAIQFIETLDRTSLTVSDEDFERNVEAAVSAIAQQNRESESIEPKSTQRSQSTPRSSVDVPRGRRETTQSNDEDNAPVAGLLRTIQKPLSTIGRIFSDEPDSPEERRTHSATTSPVGPSPRLNPNVYQPPRNSGEERRSGERPRNASQPRRARTRDAQDAAVRQASAEDAEARRIQRVEHNNMVETLSNMFPNLDRDVIDDVVKMKEGRVGLAVDACLALSAE; encoded by the exons ATGTCTGCCACAGAACCCTCGGATTCCCCGGCTCCTAATGGACAAGGGGAGATCTCCTCAAATTCTCACGATGAGGGGCACCGACTAGAGCAAAAAGTGACACCAGGAGATTCTGGGCCATCTCGTGCGTCGCAGGATGAGCCACTCGCCGATTCGAAGGATACCAAGGATTTGAAGCAAGACGATATGGAAGCAGATATACAGGATACCCCGCAGGGTGCAGTTCCAGAGTCTCCACGTTCAGTAACTACACCTGTTGTCGACCCGCCGAGCACAACACCTACCCAACAAGAGTCCCTTCCGGAACGGATGAAGGGATTGTCTATATCTACAAACGCCTTAGATCGTTCACCGTCGCCGAACACCGATCGACCCCCTCCCCCGCCGGAGAAAGACGACGCATACCTTAACCAGAAACCTCAGTCTGCGCCCACTTCCCTTTTGTCAACAAAGACATCCTCTGAATGGACTGAAAAGGAACTACCGGAAGTACCGGAGCGGGGGAAGAAAGTTGATAATGGCGGGGCTGGTCGAGATGATGTCTCCCAACCGGAGATTCAAAGTATCATGGAGCAATTCCAGGATTCTGCGCATGGCGATAGTGAGGAGCTGATAATGTCACCTCGACTGGAGTTAGCTGGGCAATTCTTTGGTGGACAAGGTCACTTTCCCCCTCGACAATCCAGCCTTGATCAAACAAAAGCAGCAGGCGAGGGCGCCCAGGCTTCAAACGTCAAGGTGGGAGCGCCATCCACTTCTCCCGAGAAACAACCTGCCTTGAGCTCTACAAGCGTGCACAGGAGATCACTTGTAGAAGAGCCAGCGCTAACTCGGCGCTCGTCCACGTCGACTTTACCTCCCCCACCAGAACCAGAGCCTGATCAACCTTTCGACTTTCATCGGTTCCTGGAACAACTGCGACATCGTACTGCTGACCCAGTGGCCAAGTTCCTACGTTCGTTTCTCAATGAGTTTGGGAAACGGCAGTGGATGGTTCATGAGCAAGTTAAGATCATCAGTGATTTTCTAGCTTTCATTACTAATAAGATGGCCATGTGTGAAGTTTGGCGTGACGTCTCGGACGGCGAGTTCGACAATGCTAAAGAAGGGATGGAAAAGCTCGTCATGAACAGACTGTATTCGCAAACATTTTCCCCGGCTATTCCCTCCCCGCCCACCATTCCAAGAAGTACAAGTCGGAGCAAACGAAGAGAAATGGAGAGGCTCCATGGTCCCTGGAGGCGCGGTCAGCACCAGGAAGATATTGAGCGGGATGAGGTGCTGGCCCAGAAGATCCGTATTTATAGTTGGGTAAGAGAGGCGCATCTTGACATACCACCAGTCGGCTCCCATGGTCGTCGCTTCTTAACTCTCGCCCAACAAG AACTGTCGAAGATTAACAGCTACCGGGCACCCCGCGATAAGGTCATTTGTATCTTGAACTGCTGCAAGGTCATCTTCG GTCTACTGAAGAATTCGAAATCATCTGATACTTCAGCCGACTCATTTATACCCCTTCTAATTTATGTGGTGCTACATGCCAATCCCGAGCATTTGGTCTCTAACATTCAATATATCCTTCGCTTCCGCAATCAAGACAAGCTCGGAGGAGAGGCCGGATACTACTTGTCCTCACTG TCTGGCGCCATCCAGTTTATTGAGACTCTGGACAGGACGAGCTTAACAGTGAGTGACGAAGACTTCGAGCGGAATGTTGAAGCTGCCGTCTCGGCCATCGCCCAACAAAATCGCGAATCGGAGTCGATAGAGCCGAAGTCGACCCAACGATCACAGTCTACACCAAGGTCTTCGGTGGATGTCCCACGGGGCCGGAGAGAGACAACACAATCCAACGATGAAGACAACGCTCCAGTAGCCGGGCTCCTGCGTACTATCCAGAAGCCGCTTTCTACCATTGGAAGGATTTTCTCTGACGAGCCAGATTCGCCAGAGGAACGACGGACACACTCAGCGACAACCTCACCGGTTGGCCCTTCACCACGACTTAATCCAAATGTTTACCAGCCACCTCGTAACAGTGGCGAGGAGCGACGATCAGGCGAACGGCCCCGCAATGCATCACAGCCACGGCGGGCTAGGACTCGTGATGCACAGGATGCTGCTGTTCGACAGGCTAGTGCAGAGGACGCCGAAGCACGGAGGATACAACGTGTTGAGCACAACAATATGGTGGAGACGTTATCAAACATGTTCCCAAATCTAGACCGCGACGTCATTGATGATGTTGTCAAGATGAAGGAGGGGAG GGTTGGTCTAGCAGTAGACGCATGTCTTGCTCTTAGTGCTGAGTAA
- a CDS encoding asparagine synthase-domain-containing protein, with product MCGIFFSLSASGPVLPNEETCCLLRKRGPDSFQVQQVQRDVNTDQIRSVPILLTFVSTVLSMRGDQVVTQPLVDTTTESVLCWNGDAWKIAGEPIRGNDTQLIFNLLLQAAKPSYNSESSNALDNGTAIQRVVDVISRICGPFSFVFYDAVNAKLYFSRDCLGRRSLLQGIDDTGAFKICSLCDGTSSTHFDEVGTTGVHMIDFTRSVMQDSPTPETGATHFNTDSIQTLPWENVDSPGHLRNPIPPMNRSVPQDVPPQLSIESPCVDELEQRLRTSLALRIQNVRDPPGFTTESNTKVAVLFSGGLDCTILARLSHELLPADESIDLLNVAFENPRVAAAASKEAKTGSVYENCPDRITGRSAFAELQAVCPGRNWRFVAIDIPYVETVAHRDTVKRLMRPHNTEMDLSIACALYFASRGQGSAFDSHEGNAEPQRYTTPARVLLSGLGADELFAGYARHGMAYSRNGFEGLIDEIDLDVSRLGKRNLGRDNRVIAHWGREARFPYLDEDFVSWVVQAPVWEKCGFGLPEPESDDPTKATTGIDPEKRALRLVALKLGMSTVAREKKRAIQFGSRTAKMEKGRVKGTDALS from the exons ATGTGTggcattttcttttccctaaGCGCCTCTGGGCCCGTACTTCCCAATGAGGAGACATGCTGTTTGTTGCGCAAACGGGGGCCCGATAGCTTCCAAGTTCAACAAGTTCAACGAGATGTCAACACAGATCAAATAAGGTCTGTACCGATTCTCCTTACGTTTGTCTCGACAGTTCTTTCGATGAGAGGTGACCAAGTTGTCACCCAGCCTCTTGTGGACACCACTACTGAATCCGTACTTTGCTGGAATGGCGACGCCTGGAAAATAGCAGGTGAACCCATTCGAGGTAATGATACCCAACTGATATTTAATCTACTACTACAAGCTGCGAAGCCGTCTTACAATTCAGAATCATCCAATGCCCTTGATAATGGAACTGCCATCCAGAGAGTTGTGGATGTTATCAGTAGAATTTGTgggcctttttcttttgtcttctatGACGCTGTCAACGCAAAATTATATTTCAGCAGGGATTGCCTCGGAAGGAGGTCCCTGCTTCAAGGCATTGATGATACTGGGGCTTTTAAAATCTGCAGTCTCTGCGACGGGACGTCATCCACCCACTTCGACGAAGTTGGCACAACTGGTGTGCATATGATTGATTTCACACGCAGTGTCATGCAGGATTCGCCTACACCCGAAACTGGTGCTACTCATTTCAACACTGACAGCATACAAACACTACCATGGGAGAACGTAGATTCTCCTGGTCATCTG AGAAACCCCATTCCTCCCATGAACAGGTCTGTTCCGCAGGACGTCCCTCCTCAGCTGAGCATTGAGTCGCCTTGCGTGGACGAGCTTGAGCAAAGACTTCGTACGTCTCTTGCACTCAGAATTCAAAATGTACGTGATCCCCCGGGTTTCACTACAGAGAGCAACACAAAGGTTGCTGTGCTATTCTCTGGGGGGCTTGACTGTACCATCCTCGCTCGATTATCGCATGAGCTTCTACCGGCCGACGAGTCAATCGACTTGCTCAACGTTGCCTTCGAAAACCCCCGTGTAGCAGCTGCAGCGAGCAAGGAAGCGAAAACAGGCTCAGTGTATGAAAACTGCCCCGACCGAATCACCGGTCGCTCAGCCTTCGCAGAGCTTCAAGCCGTTTGCCCCGGCCGTAACTGGCGCTTTGTCGCAATCGACATACCTTACGTGGAGACAGTTGCACATCGTGACACAGTGAAACGTCTGATGAGGCCGCACAATACAGAAATGGATCTGTCCATTGCATGTGCACTTTACTTCGCCTCACGGGGACAAGGATCTGCATTCGACAGCCACGAAGGCAATGCCGAACCGCAACGCTATACAACCCCTGCCAGAGTACTCTTATCAGGCCTGGGAGCCGATGAGCTATTCGCAGGATACGCGCGGCATGGGATGGCATACTCACGCAACGGGTTTGAGGGGCTCATCGATGAGATCGACCTGGATGTCAGTCGTCTCGGGAAGCGCAACCTAGGTCGCGACAACCGGGTAATAGCACACTGGGGCCGCGAAGCACGATTTCCATACCTCGACGAAGACTTCGTCTCGTGGGTCGTGCAAGCCCCCGTCTGGGAAAAGTGCGGCTTTGGCCTTCCAGAGCCAGAAAGCGATGATCCTACGAAGGCCACGACCGGCATCGACCCAGAGAAGCGCGCCCTTCGCCTAGTAGCCCTCAAACTAGGGATGTCGACCGTGGcgcgagaaaagaaacgagcCATCCAATTCGGCTCGCGGACAGCAAAGATGGAAAAAGGTAGAGTAAAAGGCACCGACGCCCTCAGCTAA